The following coding sequences lie in one Rhizobium sp. ZPR4 genomic window:
- a CDS encoding sensor domain-containing diguanylate cyclase translates to MHLRELFDRSFKAARIGVWECSLPDQTLSWTDMVYELFDLAPQTPLTRDEILKLYTPETRKRLDEVREKAIRTGEGFSLDAQIITARGNRRWIRITACVEFANGAATRIFGMKQDVTAEKTMVEQLRQLAEYDMLTGLTSRTRFETFFNEICAAEGRTGRALLLVDLDGFKSVNDTLGHQAGDDCLKAAGRRLSRAVPKANMVARIGGDEFAVIHECLSIEHLAKIADRVVRGLNWTVSTPAKTIRIATSVGAAIIVPGHSSKDIFAKADRGLYEAKSSGKNGFRIAPPTWPAYKAAL, encoded by the coding sequence ATGCATTTGCGTGAATTGTTTGATCGATCGTTCAAGGCCGCGCGCATCGGGGTATGGGAATGCAGCCTTCCCGACCAGACGCTCAGCTGGACGGATATGGTCTACGAGCTCTTTGATCTCGCGCCGCAAACGCCGCTGACAAGGGACGAGATCCTTAAACTTTATACCCCGGAGACCCGAAAACGCCTCGATGAGGTGCGCGAGAAAGCAATTCGCACCGGCGAGGGCTTCAGCCTGGATGCACAGATCATTACCGCAAGGGGTAATCGTCGATGGATCAGAATAACCGCCTGTGTCGAGTTCGCGAACGGAGCTGCGACTAGAATTTTCGGGATGAAACAGGATGTCACCGCCGAGAAGACGATGGTCGAGCAGCTTCGTCAATTGGCCGAGTATGATATGCTCACCGGGCTGACATCCCGTACCAGATTTGAAACGTTCTTCAACGAAATATGTGCAGCCGAGGGCCGAACCGGCAGGGCACTCCTGCTGGTGGATCTCGACGGCTTCAAGTCCGTGAACGATACTCTCGGGCATCAGGCGGGGGATGATTGCCTCAAAGCGGCAGGGCGCAGGCTTTCGCGCGCGGTGCCCAAGGCCAATATGGTGGCGCGAATTGGCGGCGACGAGTTTGCCGTTATCCACGAATGCCTCTCGATCGAGCATCTTGCAAAAATTGCCGATCGCGTTGTCAGGGGATTGAACTGGACCGTCTCCACGCCGGCGAAGACCATTCGCATCGCAACCTCCGTTGGCGCGGCGATAATCGTGCCCGGCCATTCGTCCAAGGACATATTCGCGAAAGCGGATCGTGGTTTGTACGAAGCGAAGTCGTCGGGGAAGAATGGCTTCCGGATCGCGCCGCCGACATGGCCCGCATACAAAGCTGCTCTTTAG
- a CDS encoding LLM class flavin-dependent oxidoreductase: protein MTRHIRFNAFDMNCVAHQSPGLWRHPRDKSWKYKDLDYWQDLARTLERGIFDGIFIADVIGYYDVYKGSNYHAIEQAAQIPVNDPIQLAAPIALATEHLGIGITASTSFEHPYTFARRLATADHHTKGRIGWNIVTSYLESGAKNISQGGLKTHDNRYEIAAEYVEVLYKLLEGSWEEGAVLRDAERGIFTDPTKVHEIGHKGKYFDVPGYHLCEPSPQRTPVLYQAGASGPGKAFAAGHAECVFVAAPTKNLLRAYVADIRQRAAAAGRDPRKVLIYNLSTLIIAETDTKAQQLFEEYQSYASYDGSLVFMSGWSGIDFGQYAPTDELKKVETNAIVSMIEHFGGKDRTWTVEELAKWGGIGGTGPVFVGSPSTVADILQEWVEETDVDGFNLAYAVTPDSFEAAVDLLVPELQKRGVYPTAYRPGTLREKLFGEGPYLPTTHPANAYRDIEVVKRRDAELATPLRQSAGV, encoded by the coding sequence ATGACAAGGCATATTCGATTCAACGCGTTCGACATGAATTGCGTCGCGCATCAGTCCCCCGGACTGTGGAGACATCCGCGCGATAAGTCGTGGAAATACAAGGATCTGGACTATTGGCAGGATCTGGCGCGGACGCTGGAACGCGGCATTTTCGACGGCATATTCATCGCCGACGTCATCGGCTACTACGATGTCTACAAGGGTTCGAACTACCATGCGATCGAGCAGGCCGCGCAGATACCGGTCAATGATCCGATCCAGCTCGCGGCGCCGATCGCGCTTGCGACCGAACATCTCGGTATAGGAATAACCGCCTCCACCTCCTTCGAGCATCCCTATACGTTTGCTCGCCGGCTCGCCACCGCCGATCACCACACCAAGGGCCGTATCGGCTGGAATATCGTAACCTCCTATCTCGAGAGTGGTGCCAAGAACATCAGTCAAGGCGGCTTGAAGACCCATGACAACCGTTATGAGATCGCCGCCGAATATGTGGAGGTTCTCTACAAGCTTTTAGAAGGAAGCTGGGAAGAGGGCGCCGTGCTGCGCGATGCCGAGCGCGGCATCTTCACCGATCCCACCAAGGTCCACGAGATCGGTCATAAGGGCAAGTATTTCGACGTTCCGGGCTACCATCTCTGTGAGCCGTCGCCGCAACGGACGCCGGTGCTTTATCAGGCAGGTGCATCCGGCCCTGGCAAGGCCTTTGCTGCCGGCCATGCTGAATGCGTATTCGTCGCTGCGCCGACGAAAAACCTGCTACGCGCCTACGTCGCCGATATCAGGCAGAGGGCTGCGGCGGCTGGCCGCGATCCGCGGAAGGTGCTGATCTATAATCTCTCGACGCTGATCATCGCGGAGACCGACACGAAGGCGCAGCAACTCTTCGAGGAGTATCAGAGCTACGCGTCCTATGACGGCTCGCTCGTATTCATGTCCGGCTGGAGCGGCATCGATTTCGGCCAATATGCGCCGACCGACGAGTTGAAGAAGGTCGAAACCAATGCCATCGTCTCGATGATCGAGCATTTCGGCGGCAAGGACCGGACCTGGACGGTCGAGGAACTCGCCAAATGGGGTGGGATCGGCGGAACCGGGCCGGTCTTCGTCGGCTCACCCTCGACTGTCGCTGATATCCTGCAGGAATGGGTAGAAGAGACCGATGTCGATGGTTTCAACCTCGCTTATGCCGTGACGCCCGACAGTTTTGAGGCGGCGGTCGATCTGCTCGTTCCGGAACTGCAGAAGCGTGGAGTGTATCCGACCGCCTATCGTCCGGGTACCCTGCGCGAAAAGCTCTTCGGCGAGGGACCTTATCTGCCGACGACCCATCCGGCCAATGCCTATCGCGATATCGAGGTAGTTAAGCGTCGGGATGCGGAACTGGCCACACCGTTGCGCCAGTCGGCCGGCGTCTAG
- a CDS encoding NAD(P)H-dependent oxidoreductase: protein MKVLVLHSHPVEESYGGALHRQTIESLKQAGHNVDDCNLYAEGFDPVLSRHDRLIYHDYPENTDALKSYVERLERTEALVIVTPVWNFGFPAILKGYFDRVWLPGVSFELVNGKVRSKLQHIRKLGAVLTYGADPFRAFVAGNPPKKIVKRVLRAQIKPFAPVVFLAHYDMNRSTDVSRKEFLAKVGREMERF from the coding sequence ATGAAGGTTCTCGTCCTTCATTCCCATCCAGTCGAGGAAAGCTATGGCGGCGCGCTGCATCGGCAAACAATCGAAAGTCTGAAGCAAGCCGGCCACAATGTCGATGACTGCAACCTCTATGCCGAAGGCTTTGACCCCGTCCTGTCACGCCATGATCGGCTCATCTACCATGACTATCCCGAAAACACCGATGCGCTGAAATCCTACGTCGAACGGCTGGAGCGTACCGAAGCCCTCGTGATCGTCACTCCGGTCTGGAACTTCGGCTTCCCAGCGATCCTCAAGGGCTATTTCGATCGGGTCTGGCTTCCAGGCGTTTCCTTCGAACTCGTAAATGGCAAGGTACGCTCCAAGCTGCAACATATCCGCAAGCTTGGTGCGGTCCTGACCTATGGCGCCGATCCATTTCGCGCCTTCGTCGCCGGCAATCCGCCGAAGAAGATCGTCAAGCGCGTGCTCCGCGCCCAGATCAAGCCTTTCGCGCCGGTCGTCTTCCTCGCCCATTACGACATGAACCGCTCAACTGACGTGTCCCGTAAGGAATTTCTGGCAAAGGTCGGCCGCGAGATGGAGCGGTTTTAA
- a CDS encoding FAD-binding oxidoreductase — translation MPDYQHIKKELEGIAVEDNPALVRQKSRDFYWYSPILKAQLDNVTADLVVTPKTEEEVIRTLKVAYAHDVPVTPRGAGTGNYGQAMPLSGGIVLNLAAMNKIKEIHPGRVICEPGIVIAELDRQTKAHSGQELRFHPSTAQTATIGGFIAGGSGGVGSITWGGLRDLGNILRLRVVTMEAEPRVLDLTGWDLTKVSHAYGTNGIITEIEMPLAPAYDWVDVLVGYDDFMDAVRFSDALAKCNGILVKEIAPIAAPIPQDYFARHKPYIRQGQSIVALMIAPHAMDPFIAFTRQQKGEITFRSDKVESMKGIPHAYELAWNHTTLRALKVDPSITYLQVQYPGPDHVAKVQKMVEIFGDEVPGHLEFIKFDGQIQCAGLPLVRYTSEARLEEIIKIHQDHGCPIFNPHRYTLEEGGMKQTDAVQLAFKKETDPKGLLNPGKMIAWDDPNFDFKSGKNYLFPGLADLMEAS, via the coding sequence ATGCCGGATTATCAGCACATCAAGAAAGAACTCGAAGGTATCGCCGTCGAAGACAATCCGGCGCTCGTGCGCCAGAAGAGCCGCGACTTCTATTGGTATTCGCCGATCCTGAAAGCCCAGCTCGACAATGTCACCGCCGATCTCGTGGTCACCCCGAAGACCGAAGAGGAGGTGATCCGCACGCTGAAGGTCGCCTACGCGCATGACGTGCCCGTCACCCCGCGCGGCGCCGGCACCGGCAATTACGGCCAGGCGATGCCGCTTTCCGGCGGCATCGTGCTTAACCTCGCCGCGATGAACAAGATCAAGGAGATCCATCCCGGCCGCGTCATCTGCGAGCCCGGCATCGTCATTGCCGAACTCGACCGCCAGACCAAGGCCCATTCCGGCCAGGAACTGCGCTTTCATCCCTCGACGGCGCAGACGGCAACGATCGGCGGCTTCATTGCCGGCGGTTCGGGTGGTGTCGGCTCGATTACCTGGGGCGGCCTGCGCGATCTCGGCAATATATTGCGGCTACGCGTCGTGACGATGGAAGCCGAACCGCGCGTTCTCGATCTCACCGGCTGGGATCTGACCAAGGTCAGCCACGCCTACGGCACCAACGGCATCATCACCGAGATCGAAATGCCGCTGGCGCCGGCCTATGACTGGGTCGACGTGCTGGTCGGATACGACGATTTCATGGATGCCGTGCGCTTTTCCGATGCGCTCGCCAAATGCAACGGCATTCTGGTCAAGGAGATCGCCCCGATCGCCGCCCCCATTCCGCAAGACTATTTTGCCCGCCACAAGCCCTATATCCGCCAGGGGCAATCGATCGTCGCGCTGATGATCGCACCGCATGCGATGGACCCCTTCATCGCCTTCACCCGGCAGCAGAAAGGCGAGATCACCTTCCGCTCCGACAAGGTGGAAAGCATGAAGGGCATCCCTCATGCGTACGAACTCGCCTGGAACCACACGACGCTGCGCGCCCTCAAGGTCGATCCGTCGATCACCTATCTGCAGGTGCAGTATCCAGGACCGGATCATGTCGCCAAGGTCCAGAAGATGGTAGAAATCTTCGGCGACGAGGTACCCGGCCATCTCGAATTCATCAAGTTCGACGGGCAGATCCAATGCGCCGGCCTGCCGCTGGTGCGCTATACATCGGAGGCGCGGCTCGAGGAGATCATCAAGATTCACCAGGACCACGGCTGCCCGATTTTCAACCCGCACCGCTATACGCTGGAGGAAGGTGGCATGAAGCAGACGGATGCCGTCCAGCTCGCCTTCAAGAAGGAGACAGATCCGAAGGGGCTGCTCAATCCCGGCAAGATGATTGCGTGGGACGATCCGAATTTCGACTTCAAATCGGGTAAAAATTATCTCTTCCCCGGCCTTGCTGATCTGATGGAGGCTTCATGA
- a CDS encoding cytosine deaminase encodes MSHAFMSPPNAARFVLSNATIPAVTLAGFQAPASEGLVKADIVVADGLVSDILAPGAAPVEYAKVDMRDGMVWPTFADMHTHLDKGHIWERRPNPDGSFMGALDAVRADREANWSAEDVRKRMEFSLRSAYAHGTGLIRTHLDSLAPQHRISFEVFTSVREAWKDKIALQAVALFPLDSMVDDAFFADLLGVVRDAGGLMGGVTQMNPDIDAQLDKLLRAAADNGLDVDLHVDETEDKQVLTLKALAEAVLRNGFTGKVTAGHCCSLARQDEDVARATIDLVARAGISIVSLPMCNMYLQDRHAGRTPRWRGVTLLHELAKAGVPTAVASDNTRDPFYAYGDLDPVEVFRESVRILHLDHPLDTAARVITTSPAEIVGRPDIGHIAVGSPADLVLFSARRWSEFLSRPQSDRVVLRKGKVIDRSLPDYRELDSVMGA; translated from the coding sequence ATGTCCCACGCCTTCATGTCGCCGCCGAATGCCGCCCGCTTCGTGCTGAGCAATGCCACCATCCCGGCCGTGACCCTCGCCGGATTTCAGGCGCCCGCCAGCGAGGGGCTCGTCAAGGCCGACATCGTCGTCGCCGATGGCCTCGTCAGCGACATTCTCGCGCCTGGCGCAGCACCGGTCGAATATGCCAAGGTCGATATGCGGGACGGCATGGTCTGGCCGACGTTTGCCGACATGCACACCCATCTCGACAAGGGGCACATTTGGGAGCGGCGACCCAACCCGGATGGCAGCTTCATGGGCGCACTCGATGCAGTGCGCGCCGATCGCGAGGCCAACTGGTCAGCCGAGGATGTGCGCAAGCGCATGGAATTCTCGCTGCGCTCGGCTTACGCCCATGGCACCGGCTTGATCCGCACCCATCTGGATTCGCTGGCGCCGCAGCATCGCATTTCCTTCGAGGTTTTCACTTCTGTTCGCGAGGCCTGGAAGGACAAGATCGCACTGCAGGCCGTCGCGCTTTTCCCGCTCGACAGCATGGTCGACGATGCCTTTTTCGCCGACCTGCTCGGCGTCGTGCGCGATGCCGGCGGCTTGATGGGCGGTGTCACGCAGATGAACCCGGATATCGACGCTCAGCTCGACAAGTTGTTGCGCGCTGCCGCCGACAATGGCCTCGACGTCGATCTCCATGTCGACGAAACCGAAGACAAGCAGGTGCTGACGCTGAAAGCACTCGCCGAAGCCGTGCTTCGCAACGGCTTCACCGGCAAGGTGACCGCCGGCCATTGCTGCTCGCTTGCCCGGCAGGACGAGGATGTCGCCCGCGCGACCATCGATCTCGTCGCAAGGGCCGGGATTTCCATCGTCTCGCTGCCGATGTGCAACATGTATCTGCAGGACCGCCACGCGGGCCGCACGCCACGCTGGCGAGGTGTCACGCTTTTGCACGAGCTTGCCAAGGCCGGCGTGCCAACCGCGGTTGCCTCCGACAATACCCGTGACCCCTTCTATGCCTATGGCGATCTCGATCCGGTCGAAGTCTTCCGGGAAAGCGTGCGCATCCTGCATCTCGACCATCCGCTGGATACGGCCGCAAGGGTCATTACCACCTCGCCCGCAGAGATAGTTGGCCGCCCGGATATCGGGCATATCGCCGTCGGCAGCCCGGCCGATCTCGTGCTTTTCAGCGCCCGGCGCTGGAGCGAATTCCTTTCCCGTCCACAGTCTGACCGCGTCGTCCTTCGCAAGGGCAAGGTGATCGACCGCAGCCTGCCGGATTATCGTGAACTCGACAGCGTCATGGGAGCCTGA
- a CDS encoding ABC transporter permease yields MSDSTSLPATLSIEPVDVPAAARQRNFERVLGIFVPILTVLVLLILWQLLVVGASIPQYILPSPIAVAKALVSDWSILWPALWVTTEITFISLILALIGGVGFAIFLVQSRWIELAFYPLAVILQVTPIVAIAPLILIYAPTREAALLICGFLVAFFPILSNMVQGLKSVDHNLLNLFDLYGASRWQALLHLKLPAAQPYFMTGLRIGGGLSLIASVVAEFAAGSGGPNSGLAFRLLEAQYRQNMPRLFAALLLLSALGVAIFAFTSFISWLSLHRWHESSLKREN; encoded by the coding sequence ATGAGCGACAGCACCAGCCTGCCCGCCACTCTGTCTATTGAACCGGTCGATGTGCCCGCTGCCGCTAGGCAGCGCAATTTCGAGCGTGTCCTCGGCATCTTCGTGCCGATCCTGACCGTTCTCGTGCTTCTCATCCTCTGGCAGCTTCTGGTCGTCGGCGCCAGCATTCCGCAATATATCCTGCCGAGCCCGATTGCCGTCGCCAAGGCACTCGTTTCCGACTGGAGCATCCTGTGGCCTGCTCTGTGGGTGACGACGGAAATCACATTCATATCGCTGATCCTGGCGCTGATCGGCGGCGTCGGCTTTGCGATCTTCCTCGTGCAGTCCCGCTGGATCGAGCTTGCCTTCTATCCGCTGGCCGTCATCCTTCAGGTAACGCCAATCGTCGCGATCGCGCCGCTGATCCTGATATACGCGCCGACGCGCGAAGCGGCGCTCTTAATCTGCGGCTTCCTCGTCGCCTTCTTTCCGATCCTGTCCAACATGGTGCAGGGCCTGAAAAGCGTCGATCACAATCTCCTTAATCTCTTCGATCTCTATGGCGCCTCGCGCTGGCAGGCCTTGCTGCATCTGAAGCTGCCGGCCGCCCAGCCTTATTTCATGACAGGGCTTCGGATCGGCGGTGGCCTGTCGCTGATCGCCTCGGTCGTCGCCGAATTCGCGGCCGGCTCCGGCGGTCCGAATTCAGGTCTGGCGTTCCGCCTTTTGGAAGCACAATACCGCCAGAACATGCCGCGGCTCTTCGCAGCCCTGCTTCTGCTCTCGGCGCTCGGCGTCGCCATCTTCGCCTTCACCTCCTTCATCTCATGGCTGAGCCTGCATCGCTGGCATGAGAGCAGCCTCAAGCGGGAAAATTGA
- a CDS encoding ABC transporter ATP-binding protein codes for MTLSETIATDRTEKRKRPLVVMEQVSKIFSNGTLALSGMSLNVESGEFISLLGPSGCGKSTALRIIAGLGGASGGRIDWPSSRINAKGLPEGDISFVFQEPTLLPWKTVFGNVHLPLKLLGVSKAAAHEQIMDTLATVGLQDFAVAYPRELSGGMKMRVSIARALVTKPKLLLMDEPFAALDEITRQKLNDDVLRLWQTTGITVIFVTHSVYESAYLSNRIVVMKARPGRVHTDFPLETSGERDPLYRSSEEYRQVCEKVSLSLIEAIGWPEAH; via the coding sequence ATGACACTATCGGAAACCATTGCAACGGATCGAACGGAAAAGCGCAAGCGACCGCTTGTCGTCATGGAGCAGGTCTCCAAGATCTTCTCCAACGGCACGCTGGCGCTATCGGGCATGTCGCTCAATGTGGAAAGCGGCGAGTTCATCAGCCTGCTCGGCCCTTCCGGTTGCGGCAAATCGACGGCCTTGCGCATCATCGCAGGCCTTGGCGGCGCCTCGGGTGGCCGGATCGACTGGCCGAGTTCACGCATCAACGCCAAGGGCCTGCCGGAGGGCGACATCAGCTTCGTCTTCCAGGAGCCGACATTGCTGCCCTGGAAGACCGTCTTCGGCAACGTTCATCTGCCGTTGAAACTGTTGGGCGTATCGAAGGCGGCGGCACACGAACAGATCATGGATACATTGGCCACGGTCGGTCTGCAGGACTTTGCCGTGGCCTATCCGCGCGAATTGTCCGGCGGCATGAAGATGCGGGTTTCGATCGCCCGCGCCCTGGTAACGAAGCCGAAACTGCTTTTGATGGACGAACCCTTTGCCGCACTCGACGAAATCACGCGCCAGAAGCTGAACGACGACGTTTTGCGCCTCTGGCAGACAACGGGGATCACCGTCATCTTCGTCACCCATTCCGTCTATGAATCCGCCTATCTCTCCAATCGTATCGTCGTCATGAAGGCGCGGCCAGGCCGCGTCCATACCGACTTTCCATTGGAAACCAGCGGCGAGCGTGATCCCCTTTACCGCTCATCCGAAGAATACCGGCAGGTGTGCGAAAAAGTGTCCCTCTCCCTGATCGAGGCCATCGGCTGGCCGGAGGCCCATTGA
- a CDS encoding ABC transporter substrate-binding protein has translation MYKALKTKTFFAAMGLAAAIMAAEPANALDKVTYGTNWLAQAEHGGFYQAIADGTYKKYGLDVTIVQGGPNAANQALLVSGKLDFYMGGPQQEIDAVKQGIPIVDVAAIFQKDPQVLIAHPDAGVEKFEDLAKLPTLFLSKDGYITYFEWMKANFPGFKDEQFKPYNFSPAPFLADKQSAQQGYVTSEPYEIEKQAGWKPKVFLIADAGYSPYSTMITAQKALVDKNPDLVQRFVSASIEGWYNYLYGDNKAANELIKKDNPDMTDGQIAYSIAKMKEYGIIESGDALDKGIGCITEAHYKKFFDEMVQIKLFDADIDYKKAFDTQFVCKGVGMSLKK, from the coding sequence ATGTATAAAGCTCTGAAAACAAAAACATTCTTCGCCGCCATGGGGCTGGCCGCCGCGATCATGGCGGCCGAGCCCGCAAATGCGCTCGACAAAGTCACCTATGGCACCAACTGGCTTGCGCAGGCCGAGCACGGCGGCTTCTACCAGGCCATCGCCGACGGCACTTACAAAAAATACGGCCTTGATGTCACCATCGTCCAGGGCGGCCCCAACGCTGCCAACCAGGCACTGCTCGTCTCCGGCAAGCTGGACTTCTACATGGGCGGACCGCAGCAGGAGATCGATGCGGTCAAGCAGGGTATTCCGATCGTCGATGTCGCGGCGATCTTCCAAAAAGATCCGCAGGTGCTGATTGCCCACCCGGATGCCGGCGTGGAAAAATTCGAGGATCTCGCTAAGCTGCCGACGCTCTTCCTCAGCAAGGATGGCTACATCACCTATTTCGAGTGGATGAAGGCAAACTTCCCGGGCTTCAAGGATGAACAGTTCAAGCCGTACAATTTCAGCCCGGCTCCCTTCCTCGCCGACAAGCAGTCCGCACAGCAGGGCTACGTAACCTCCGAGCCCTATGAGATCGAGAAGCAGGCCGGCTGGAAGCCGAAAGTCTTCCTGATCGCCGACGCCGGCTATTCGCCCTATTCGACGATGATCACCGCGCAGAAAGCACTGGTCGACAAAAACCCCGATCTCGTGCAACGCTTCGTCAGCGCCTCGATCGAGGGCTGGTACAACTACCTCTACGGCGACAACAAGGCGGCCAACGAGCTGATCAAGAAGGACAATCCCGATATGACGGATGGCCAGATCGCTTATTCCATCGCCAAGATGAAGGAATATGGCATCATCGAATCCGGCGATGCCCTCGACAAGGGTATCGGCTGCATCACCGAGGCGCACTACAAGAAGTTCTTCGACGAGATGGTGCAGATCAAGCTTTTCGATGCCGACATCGATTACAAAAAGGCCTTCGACACGCAGTTCGTCTGCAAGGGCGTCGGGATGTCGCTGAAGAAGTAA